The following proteins come from a genomic window of Aquimarina sp. MAR_2010_214:
- a CDS encoding superoxide dismutase, translating into MKITQQIPDLPYDKKSLAPMVTEETFDYHYEKHHAAYVHNLNTLIKDTPLVDVTVQEIIQYGFQHNDTLLFNNAAQHWNHSFFWHCLSPDEGKKPHGKIKKLIERDFETFEKFKKQFSTSAIKLFGAGWTWLVQNQEGKLEILSLKDAQTPIIENKTPILTLDVWEHAYYIDYRNARPKFVESFWEIVNWSFANQNLK; encoded by the coding sequence ATGAAGATTACACAACAAATACCAGATCTACCGTATGACAAAAAATCACTTGCTCCTATGGTCACAGAAGAAACTTTTGATTACCATTATGAAAAACATCATGCAGCTTATGTACATAATTTAAATACATTGATAAAAGACACTCCATTAGTAGACGTCACGGTACAAGAAATTATCCAATATGGGTTTCAACATAATGATACTCTCCTTTTCAATAATGCTGCACAGCACTGGAATCATAGCTTCTTCTGGCATTGTTTATCTCCAGATGAAGGAAAAAAACCACATGGAAAGATCAAAAAACTTATCGAAAGAGATTTTGAAACATTCGAAAAATTTAAAAAGCAATTCTCTACCAGTGCCATTAAATTATTTGGTGCAGGTTGGACCTGGCTTGTGCAAAACCAGGAAGGAAAATTAGAAATTCTATCCCTGAAAGATGCTCAAACTCCTATAATAGAAAACAAAACCCCTATCCTAACACTTGATGTCTGGGAACATGCTTACTATATTGATTATCGTAATGCACGTCCAAAATTTGTAGAAAGTTTTTGGGAGATTGTAAACTGGAGTTTTGCTAATCAAAATCTAAAATAA
- a CDS encoding AraC family transcriptional regulator: MKLLVDFVLVGGVIIIAILLLLLIKSKKKQLSQKILTVFFVFLGCVILCFYALLHDIIWLFRICFIPNDITVLVVGPLLLLYIKSLFLKEENLVKNSLPHFIPAALYTVFIAVPTLLYGIFSIDRLSYILSDFIYFFIRIGDLHLMLYLIISLRLLSKYRKLMKSKYSNLTKYDFNWIRIMLQGALCVISIDVMLKIYESFYGDFDWNADFVSVITMIILISFLGYYGVNQSSVLLPDYLLEEDQFTTNKSKNTLPSFKKEEFETLKSKLELILVTNRPYLDEDLTLGKLANQISTTDKKLSMLLNQYMNTTFYDLINTYRINAVKEKIQSDLYDNYNLFGIACECGFKSRTSFNRIFKKETGCSPSVYKKQFS; encoded by the coding sequence ATGAAGCTTCTTGTAGATTTTGTTTTAGTTGGTGGTGTTATCATTATAGCAATACTGTTATTGCTATTGATAAAATCAAAAAAGAAACAGTTATCACAAAAAATACTGACTGTGTTTTTTGTCTTTCTGGGATGTGTTATCCTATGTTTTTATGCACTGTTACATGATATTATTTGGTTGTTTCGAATCTGTTTTATTCCCAATGATATCACTGTTTTGGTGGTAGGCCCATTATTACTTTTGTATATAAAATCGTTATTCTTAAAAGAAGAAAATCTGGTAAAGAATTCGCTTCCACATTTTATTCCAGCGGCATTATATACTGTTTTTATTGCAGTTCCAACATTGTTATACGGTATATTTAGTATAGATAGATTGTCATATATACTATCAGATTTTATATATTTTTTTATCAGAATTGGAGATTTACATTTGATGTTATATCTCATTATCTCACTACGATTACTATCAAAATATAGGAAGTTGATGAAATCTAAATATTCAAATCTAACCAAATATGATTTTAATTGGATAAGAATTATGTTGCAGGGCGCACTGTGTGTCATTAGTATTGATGTAATGCTCAAAATTTACGAATCCTTTTATGGTGATTTTGATTGGAATGCAGATTTTGTTTCTGTAATAACAATGATCATTCTAATTTCATTTTTGGGATATTATGGGGTAAATCAATCTAGCGTATTATTGCCGGATTATTTATTAGAAGAAGATCAATTCACTACCAATAAGTCAAAAAATACTTTGCCAAGTTTTAAGAAAGAAGAATTTGAAACATTAAAAAGTAAACTAGAACTCATTTTAGTAACAAATCGTCCTTATTTGGATGAAGATTTAACTCTAGGGAAATTAGCAAATCAAATTTCTACAACAGATAAAAAACTCTCTATGTTGTTAAATCAATACATGAATACTACATTCTATGACTTAATTAATACATATCGAATTAATGCGGTAAAAGAAAAAATACAGTCAGATTTATATGATAATTATAATCTATTTGGGATTGCATGTGAGTGTGGTTTTAAGTCAAGAACTAGTTTTAACAGGATTTTCAAAAAAGAAACAGGATGCTCTCCTTCGGTTTATAAAAAGCAATTTTCGTAA
- a CDS encoding NAD-dependent epimerase/dehydratase family protein yields the protein MNKRDFIKTLGIASTITFLNPITASGLKMFGDTNKKVLILGGRGFLGPTIVETFLASGYEVTLLNRGKTNPELFKYLPVIICDREKENKEGLKNIDKKHKEAYWDIVVDTWQKSPKAVSDFLEEFKGQFGHYHYISTISVYDKWDKKFIEESEPLNPLPEFPKTIGEDFRYAIRKTFAEEAIRERIDNFTIYRSHGMKSSRVTHPGNPNEEPFWPVRFYRGGEILLPNVHNHHMQVTDVKSLANFIVHCSESKIYGAFNVASNPTPFKDYVSCLIHATSMPEKLHWIDGDFLIKNGILPYKIMPLWRSKPVGMYYFNVQKAINAGLVNRPMVEMTSDQLEGYKSRYPKNDIVFGEVIQGKQIKYYSAGKEKEIIKKWVSRPK from the coding sequence ATGAATAAAAGAGATTTTATAAAAACTTTGGGGATTGCTTCAACCATTACTTTTTTAAACCCAATAACCGCTTCGGGACTTAAAATGTTTGGCGATACTAATAAAAAAGTACTTATTCTGGGAGGAAGAGGATTTTTGGGTCCTACTATTGTCGAAACATTTTTAGCATCAGGTTATGAAGTAACATTATTGAACAGAGGGAAAACGAATCCCGAACTTTTCAAGTATTTACCTGTTATCATTTGTGACCGAGAAAAAGAAAATAAGGAAGGACTTAAAAATATTGATAAAAAACATAAAGAAGCGTATTGGGATATTGTTGTAGATACATGGCAGAAATCTCCAAAAGCCGTTTCAGATTTCCTTGAAGAGTTTAAAGGGCAATTTGGACATTATCACTATATATCTACTATTTCTGTTTATGACAAATGGGATAAAAAGTTTATTGAAGAATCAGAACCTTTAAACCCATTGCCAGAATTCCCAAAAACAATAGGCGAAGATTTTAGATATGCCATAAGGAAAACATTCGCTGAAGAAGCCATTAGAGAACGGATAGATAATTTTACGATATATAGATCTCATGGGATGAAAAGTTCTAGAGTTACTCATCCAGGTAACCCAAATGAAGAGCCTTTTTGGCCGGTTAGATTTTATAGAGGAGGAGAAATACTATTGCCAAATGTTCATAATCATCACATGCAGGTTACAGATGTAAAAAGTTTGGCAAACTTTATCGTTCATTGTTCAGAATCAAAAATATATGGCGCATTCAATGTCGCTTCTAATCCAACCCCTTTTAAAGATTATGTGTCCTGTCTCATTCATGCTACAAGTATGCCAGAAAAACTACATTGGATTGATGGAGATTTTCTTATAAAAAATGGGATCCTTCCTTATAAGATAATGCCTTTATGGAGGTCAAAACCTGTAGGAATGTATTATTTTAATGTTCAAAAAGCAATCAATGCAGGATTAGTAAATCGTCCTATGGTCGAAATGACATCTGATCAATTAGAAGGATACAAAAGTAGATATCCCAAAAATGATATTGTATTTGGAGAAGTAATACAGGGAAAACAAATAAAATACTATAGTGCTGGAAAAGAAAAAGAAATCATAAAAAAATGGGTATCCAGACCAAAATAA
- a CDS encoding AraC family transcriptional regulator: MSNVLVVILGIGSIQSILFAILIILKKKRKPSDLILLIWFLVFSIHLLLGISKRLYPTHITGILITTMSFLHGPFFLFYTKSLFNQYIPKTNLLHFSPFVIFTFFSFFIRQESELLWEIIILIAKLISLTFYPLYILYSYYKTDKFLKANNANSSMLELSWIRIIAVLFLISTGISSVRLIIELIVGVAYFEVWDVLRYVILVTVIGFYGLKYGMVYRPEVPFDTAIDKKKYKHSPLKNDEIIMFIDSINHFFKENKAYLHPDFSLAVLSESVNIPKHHLSQIINSEMNTTFYDLVNIKRVAYAIRRIKEGNKPNLTLEGIGYECGFNSKSAFFHHFKKHTGKTPGQFKKEISTD; this comes from the coding sequence ATGTCTAATGTATTAGTCGTAATTTTAGGAATTGGATCTATTCAAAGTATTTTGTTTGCGATACTTATTATATTGAAAAAGAAAAGAAAACCATCTGATCTGATTTTGTTGATTTGGTTTTTAGTATTTTCTATCCATTTATTATTAGGGATAAGTAAAAGATTATACCCAACTCATATAACCGGGATATTAATAACAACAATGAGTTTTTTGCATGGTCCCTTTTTTCTGTTTTATACCAAATCTTTATTTAATCAATATATTCCTAAAACCAACCTTTTACATTTTTCACCATTTGTAATTTTTACCTTTTTCAGTTTTTTTATTAGACAAGAATCAGAATTATTATGGGAAATAATAATTCTAATAGCAAAATTGATTTCTTTAACTTTTTATCCATTGTACATACTATATTCATATTATAAAACAGATAAATTTTTGAAGGCTAATAATGCTAATAGTAGTATGCTTGAACTGTCCTGGATTAGAATCATTGCGGTTTTATTTCTTATAAGTACAGGGATTAGTAGTGTAAGACTAATAATCGAACTTATAGTAGGAGTAGCATATTTTGAAGTTTGGGATGTTTTACGATATGTTATTCTCGTAACTGTAATCGGATTTTATGGGTTGAAATATGGTATGGTATACCGACCAGAAGTACCTTTTGATACTGCTATTGATAAAAAGAAGTATAAACATAGTCCACTCAAAAACGATGAGATAATTATGTTCATAGATTCTATTAATCATTTTTTCAAAGAAAATAAAGCGTATCTACATCCTGATTTTTCATTAGCTGTTTTGTCAGAATCTGTAAACATTCCTAAGCATCATCTTTCTCAAATCATAAATTCTGAAATGAATACTACTTTTTATGATTTGGTCAATATCAAAAGAGTAGCATATGCCATACGAAGAATAAAGGAAGGGAATAAACCAAATTTAACTTTAGAAGGGATTGGCTATGAGTGCGGGTTTAACTCTAAATCGGCTTTCTTTCATCATTTTAAAAAACATACAGGGAAAACTCCTGGACAATTCAAAAAAGAAATAAGTACTGATTAA
- a CDS encoding dienelactone hydrolase, with the protein MNFFSIAIITITLFVSCSSEKDKSIQVGQKSVSYMDESRSRPLVTEIWYPTHDILIQKDSVPKKETLFKTIETIPNASLLGDKLPLLLVSHGTGGNRFSLTWFIEKMVKEGYIVVSVDHYGNSTDNKLPREFVKWWERAIDIQYVLNTVLEDEFFNKKIDTTKIGGVGFSLGGYTNIALAGGYVDRNKRKTDKISDVERKAPPEFPNTDEIIDFEKDSLIVSSYIKYKDKVKDKRIKAFFVMSPAIGFGFHSKQQTQSITAPIYIVAGKGDTNTPVKQNALHYHNLIPTSEVHLFDENVDHYVFLNEPTELGKKVIPAITIDHPKVNRKEIHKKTLNLAIDFFQKNL; encoded by the coding sequence ATGAATTTTTTTTCAATAGCTATTATTACTATAACTTTATTTGTTTCATGTTCTTCAGAAAAAGATAAAAGCATTCAGGTAGGGCAGAAGTCGGTAAGTTATATGGATGAATCTCGGAGTCGTCCGTTAGTGACAGAAATATGGTATCCGACTCATGATATCTTAATACAAAAAGATTCAGTTCCTAAAAAAGAAACACTTTTCAAAACTATTGAAACGATTCCAAATGCAAGTTTACTTGGCGATAAACTTCCTTTATTGTTAGTCTCACATGGAACTGGGGGTAATAGATTTTCATTGACCTGGTTTATTGAAAAAATGGTAAAAGAAGGCTATATAGTTGTGTCTGTAGATCATTATGGAAACTCTACTGATAACAAATTACCAAGAGAATTTGTAAAATGGTGGGAAAGAGCAATTGATATTCAGTATGTACTTAATACTGTTTTGGAGGATGAATTTTTTAACAAAAAGATTGATACTACGAAAATAGGAGGTGTTGGTTTTTCTTTAGGAGGTTATACTAATATTGCTCTTGCAGGAGGGTATGTTGATAGAAATAAAAGGAAAACAGATAAAATAAGTGATGTTGAGAGAAAAGCACCACCAGAATTCCCAAATACAGATGAAATTATTGATTTTGAAAAAGATAGCCTTATCGTTTCATCCTATATTAAATACAAAGACAAGGTAAAAGATAAAAGAATAAAAGCATTTTTTGTGATGTCACCAGCTATTGGGTTTGGGTTTCACTCTAAACAACAAACGCAATCGATTACCGCTCCTATATACATAGTCGCAGGTAAAGGAGATACTAATACGCCTGTTAAGCAAAATGCTCTTCATTATCATAATTTGATACCGACTAGTGAAGTGCATTTATTTGATGAAAATGTTGATCATTATGTGTTTTTAAACGAACCCACAGAACTGGGAAAAAAAGTTATTCCTGCAATTACAATAGATCATCCCAAAGTAAATAGAAAAGAAATACACAAAAAAACACTAAACCTTGCAATTGATTTTTTTCAAAAAAATCTATAA
- a CDS encoding winged helix-turn-helix domain-containing protein translates to MEHKKIYVLGILSGIIFFILGFSDIKEQKEEFSELVKIALRDVGNQLLLTNQDSTSLVLPVIELKKSKYQLSFENSLSFDPSDLTSIIKESFQKAGLPKQYRVEVLRCFDQEVPYSFLIKDDITRDIIPCGGRFLPKGCYTIEVRFTETQPQSSSFGKQTLIYGLLFIVLILLLLVLYRRKQLHVTNKSGANYASIGSFQFYPEQHKLIKQTVEISLSKKECELLEIFVAKPNQIVKRDELIKKVWEDNGVIVGRSLDTYISKLRKKLKDDQTIKLINIHGIGYKLEIKP, encoded by the coding sequence ATGGAACACAAAAAGATATATGTATTAGGAATTCTGTCGGGTATTATTTTTTTCATTTTGGGGTTCTCTGATATAAAAGAGCAAAAAGAAGAATTCTCAGAACTAGTGAAAATTGCATTACGCGATGTTGGCAATCAATTATTGCTAACCAATCAAGATAGTACTTCTTTAGTTTTACCTGTAATCGAATTAAAAAAATCAAAGTATCAACTTTCTTTTGAAAATTCACTTTCATTTGACCCCAGTGATTTGACTTCTATTATAAAAGAAAGTTTTCAAAAAGCTGGATTACCAAAACAATATCGTGTTGAGGTGTTACGATGTTTTGATCAAGAAGTTCCATATAGCTTCCTAATTAAGGATGATATTACTAGAGATATTATTCCTTGTGGTGGAAGATTTTTACCAAAAGGTTGCTATACGATCGAAGTACGATTTACCGAAACCCAACCCCAATCTAGTTCCTTCGGTAAACAGACATTAATCTATGGGTTACTTTTTATTGTGTTGATACTCCTTTTGTTGGTTTTATATAGAAGAAAGCAGCTTCATGTTACTAATAAAAGTGGCGCAAACTATGCATCTATAGGTAGTTTCCAGTTTTATCCTGAGCAACATAAATTGATTAAACAAACTGTTGAAATTAGTCTTTCAAAAAAAGAATGTGAGCTGCTAGAGATTTTTGTGGCAAAGCCTAATCAAATTGTTAAACGAGATGAATTGATTAAAAAAGTATGGGAAGACAATGGCGTAATTGTAGGGAGAAGCCTGGATACATATATTTCTAAACTGCGTAAAAAATTAAAAGACGACCAGACTATTAAACTAATAAACATTCATGGTATAGGGTATAAGTTGGAGATAAAACCTTAA
- a CDS encoding RNA polymerase sigma factor: MNLESENSKKLTDFFGREYESLKRYVKTKISDTANRDAEDIIQDVALKLFSGADRYAPINNVAGFVYRSIKNKIIDVMRTTKKTSSIDIDKDLVELAEVLHQSTDNYTSDQMIVVLKRCIEQLKPAYKDIIIAVDFEGYTYREISTKTGISIGTLMSRRHRAVGVLYKKIEVEINKNKNIS, from the coding sequence ATGAATTTGGAATCAGAAAACAGTAAAAAACTAACCGACTTTTTTGGAAGAGAATATGAATCTCTCAAGAGGTATGTGAAAACTAAAATAAGTGACACAGCCAATCGCGATGCAGAAGATATCATCCAGGATGTTGCTTTAAAATTATTTTCGGGAGCAGATCGATATGCACCTATAAATAATGTAGCTGGTTTCGTTTACAGGTCTATAAAAAACAAAATTATTGATGTGATGCGAACCACAAAAAAGACAAGTTCGATAGATATTGATAAAGATTTAGTAGAGTTAGCAGAGGTACTACACCAATCAACCGACAATTACACTTCGGATCAAATGATAGTAGTGTTAAAAAGGTGTATCGAACAGCTTAAACCAGCCTATAAAGATATTATCATAGCTGTAGATTTTGAAGGGTATACATATAGAGAAATTTCAACTAAAACAGGAATTTCTATAGGAACACTAATGTCTAGAAGACATAGGGCAGTTGGAGTATTATATAAAAAAATAGAAGTAGAGATTAATAAAAATAAAAATATATCATGA
- a CDS encoding dicarboxylate/amino acid:cation symporter: MSQTAVDKHFINHTMLEIRPLNNLSVYLDRLIKGRLWLKVIIGLILGAGVGIVINPSTGFVPENFSLSLANWLDLPGQIFMRLVQMIMIPLIFASIISGIVGNTSENLKAFGIKLLLYFVFTTVIAITIGLIVTFIMKPGQYVFKLGGFPNSGEKLIEPNEQTNLIENIPDTISKLIPNNPLESILMGEMLGVVIFTIIIGVAITQLNHDTARPIIRFVEAIQKICMIVVSWAMMLVPYAVFGLIAALLSKIGIEIFLGLGYYMIVVILGLTLLMIFYLIMVFAFTRKNPLKFLNLIREPQLLAFSTASSAAVMPVSMKTADEKLGVSSNISDFVIPVGATINMDGTALFQCVTTLFLAQAYGIELSVINLILITTTVVAASIGTPAIPGGGVIILASVLQSAGIPIDGLIIIIGIDRILGMFRTAVNVTGDLTASVIFNKFYGSDKNITFANKK; encoded by the coding sequence ATGTCACAAACTGCAGTTGACAAACATTTTATAAATCATACCATGCTAGAAATTAGACCTCTTAATAATTTGTCAGTCTATTTGGATCGCCTTATAAAAGGTCGTTTATGGCTTAAGGTAATTATTGGATTGATTTTAGGTGCTGGAGTTGGCATCGTAATCAACCCGTCTACTGGGTTTGTTCCAGAGAATTTTAGTTTATCATTAGCCAATTGGCTCGACTTACCAGGTCAAATATTTATGAGGTTAGTTCAAATGATTATGATCCCCTTAATATTTGCTTCTATTATTTCGGGAATTGTAGGAAACACATCTGAGAATCTTAAAGCCTTTGGAATAAAACTGTTATTGTATTTTGTTTTCACTACAGTTATCGCTATCACTATTGGTTTGATTGTCACATTCATCATGAAACCCGGGCAATATGTTTTCAAGCTGGGAGGATTTCCAAACAGTGGAGAAAAACTAATTGAACCCAATGAACAAACGAACCTGATTGAAAACATTCCAGATACTATTTCTAAGCTCATCCCAAATAATCCACTAGAGTCTATCTTAATGGGAGAAATGCTTGGTGTAGTGATATTTACCATAATAATTGGTGTCGCGATTACCCAGCTCAATCATGACACAGCAAGGCCTATCATTCGTTTTGTCGAAGCGATTCAGAAGATTTGCATGATTGTAGTTTCATGGGCGATGATGCTCGTGCCATATGCTGTATTTGGCTTAATAGCCGCCTTGTTATCCAAAATAGGCATTGAAATATTTCTTGGTTTGGGTTACTATATGATAGTTGTTATTCTGGGTTTGACTCTCTTAATGATATTCTATTTAATAATGGTATTTGCTTTCACACGTAAGAACCCCTTGAAATTTTTGAACTTGATCCGTGAGCCTCAACTATTAGCATTTTCTACCGCTAGTTCTGCAGCTGTTATGCCGGTATCTATGAAAACAGCAGATGAAAAATTAGGAGTATCCTCTAATATTAGTGACTTTGTTATTCCTGTTGGGGCAACGATAAATATGGACGGTACTGCTCTATTTCAATGTGTGACCACCTTGTTTTTGGCACAAGCTTATGGTATTGAGCTGTCGGTGATAAACTTAATATTAATAACTACTACAGTTGTAGCCGCGTCTATCGGAACACCTGCTATTCCAGGAGGAGGTGTCATCATTCTTGCATCAGTGCTACAGAGCGCAGGAATTCCAATAGATGGACTGATTATTATTATTGGTATAGATAGAATTTTAGGAATGTTTAGAACAGCAGTTAATGTGACTGGAGACCTAACTGCGAGCGTAATTTTCAATAAATTTTATGGCTCGGATAAAAATATAACATTTGCCAACAAAAAATAG